TCGACACGATTCGCGTGCTCCTGCGCGGTTACCTGCTCCAACAGCGCAGCGATTTTTTCGCGATTGCCCGGTAGATCGATGCGTTCGGCCGCGGCTCGTGCGCCGAGCCCCGCGATCACTTCGCGAACCCGGAACATTGCCTCTATTTCGGCGCGGTTCGGCGCAGCAACGGTCGCGCCGCGATTCGGCTCGAGGCGGATAAACGAGTTGTGTTCGAGACGACGCAACGCTTCACGCACGGAACTGCGGCTCACGCCAAGGTCACGTGTGAGATCGGCTTCGACGAGCCGCTGGCCCGGTCGGTACTCGCCGGCAACAACACGGCGCGAAATCTCTTCGAACACGAAGTCGGCGACGCTGCGTTCTTGATCCACTCGCGCGGCAGATTGCTCGTGCGATTGCCCGGTTTCGGGGGCCGTTGACATTCTGACTGACTCCATAGGGTCCGTTTGCATGGGGCACGCGCATGCGTTGCCACGAGACCGGCGGCGCGCGACGCGGCGAGCCGCCGCTCTTGTGGCAACCCTTGACCTGAATTTCATTCTACGGGAATGCCCGAAATCGCCCGTATCGCGCGTCGCTCGTCGCTTGTCCGGCGCGGCCAAACGGCGCTCCGTGGCAAGAACGATTCGACGATCTCAAGACCAGTACCGCCGCTCATCGTGTCAGGCCAGCTTTGCGCGCATGAGGCGTCGGCTGGCGAGATTCCGAGCGATTGTCCGACATTTCCTGCCCGTTGGCGAATGCCGCCGCCGTCACGGATCCAAAGCTGCGCAATCGATCTGGCTAGGGTAAACCTCGACGGAATCTCGATTGACGCTCCAACATTGTCCGACAATAATTCGGGAAATTTCGCTGTTTCTCAGAGAATTGCGAGTTCAGCGTAAATTATGTCGGACAAAACGTGCCGCTGCACAAGCGATCCATAGCCTGGTTCCGTGGCTGCGTACTGGCGTCGCCGCACGACTCATGTTGCCCCTGATACGGCGGTGATTGACCGGCAATGTCATGCCATATCGTTGCCCATGCTGTCGGCGATTGCCGCTACCGCGTGGTGTCCGATCCTGCAAGCGCCTCTTCTCTGGAACTCGCATGTCTACAGCAACAGAAGCGCGCACCGCGCTTGAACACCGCCTTGCCGATATCTGTGCTGCCCTCGACGGGCAGGTTGCGTTTCTGAATGCGGCAGACGCCGGCCCGAAATATCACACCGACTGGAGCGGTGCGTATGGCGTCCCGGCGCCGGTACTGCGTCCACGCACGCCCGAGGCGGTGGCCGCACTGATGCAGCGTCTGCACGCCGCTGGAATTCGTTCGGTCGTCCAGGGAGGCATGACCGGGCTGGTCGGCAGCGCCGCGCCGCAGAACGACGAAGTCGTTGTGTCACTGGAGCTGCTGAACCGGATTATCGAAGTCGACGAGATCGGTGCAACGATGACCGTCGAGGCCGGTGTTCCGCTCGAAACGGTTCAGCAAGCTGCGCAAGCGCACGGGCTGTTCTTTCCCGTGGATCTTGGCAGTCGTGGCGCCTGCCAGCTCGGCGGCATGATTGCGTCGAACGCCGGTGGCAACCGCGTATTGCAATACGGGATGACACGACAGTCGGTGCTCGGGATTGAGGTGGTATTGCCGGACGGCTCGCTGCTCTCGCACCTCAGCAGTGTGTTGAAGGATAACGCCGGCTACGATCTCAAGCAGTTGTTCGTCGGCTCCGAGGGTACGCTTGGCATCGTCACTCGCGCCGTGTTGCGTTTGCAGCCGCTGCCGGTCAGCCGGCATACCGCACTGATCGCGGTCGATGGATTGCAGCAGGTGTTTTCGACGCTGCGCGCGTGTCGCGCCAGCCTGGGACCGATGCTGACGTCATTCGAGGTGATGTGGCGCGACTACTTCGACTTCGTCACGCAATGCCTGAAGGTGGGGCGCGATCCATTCGATGGCGCGGGCAGCCATCTCGTCCTGCTTGAAATGTCGGGCTTCGACCGCGATACCCGTCGCGACGAAAGCCGCCTGCTCGAAGCACTCGAAACGATCGCGGAAACCGTGGGGACCCCGTTCATCGTGCTCGCGCAGTCGCTTAGCGAGGCGGAGGCATTCTGGCGCATTCGGGAGTCGACGGGCGAGGCCGCGCATGCGCTCGGGCCTTCCATTTCGTTCGATATCAGTATCCCCGCACGGCATCTGGTCGACTGCATGGCCCGCCTGCGCGCAGACCTGCTTCGGCTATCCCCCGATTGCCGCACGCTCACGTTCGGTCATCTGGGAGACGGCAATGTCCATTGGGTGATTGGCATTGACGATGCGTCCGTCACCGACAACATCAAGGCCGCGGTCTATCGCCATGTGGTGGAGGCCGGCGGCTCGATTTCAGCCGAGCACGGTATCGGATTCGAGAAGAGGCCTTACTTCGAGAGCACGTGCAGTCGCGTCGAGATTGACGCAATGCGTCGAATCAAGCGTCTGTTCGATCCGGGCCTCCTGCTCAACCGCGACCGGATCTTCACGATGCCCGTCACCGATCGAACCGCCTGAACAGCGAGCCGCGCAAATCAGGCGAAACAGCCTGTG
The sequence above is a segment of the Burkholderia multivorans ATCC BAA-247 genome. Coding sequences within it:
- a CDS encoding GntR family transcriptional regulator, whose amino-acid sequence is MSTAPETGQSHEQSAARVDQERSVADFVFEEISRRVVAGEYRPGQRLVEADLTRDLGVSRSSVREALRRLEHNSFIRLEPNRGATVAAPNRAEIEAMFRVREVIAGLGARAAAERIDLPGNREKIAALLEQVTAQEHANRVDNHRTENGVFHRTINTMSGIDAVGQLMDQFNFPILHAIYFRDLRHDHWRLNLVDHMDIGRAILHGDGYAAEHFARKHMQRMVPIAIEICEQLAIGPKRRS
- a CDS encoding FAD-binding oxidoreductase, encoding MSTATEARTALEHRLADICAALDGQVAFLNAADAGPKYHTDWSGAYGVPAPVLRPRTPEAVAALMQRLHAAGIRSVVQGGMTGLVGSAAPQNDEVVVSLELLNRIIEVDEIGATMTVEAGVPLETVQQAAQAHGLFFPVDLGSRGACQLGGMIASNAGGNRVLQYGMTRQSVLGIEVVLPDGSLLSHLSSVLKDNAGYDLKQLFVGSEGTLGIVTRAVLRLQPLPVSRHTALIAVDGLQQVFSTLRACRASLGPMLTSFEVMWRDYFDFVTQCLKVGRDPFDGAGSHLVLLEMSGFDRDTRRDESRLLEALETIAETVGTPFIVLAQSLSEAEAFWRIRESTGEAAHALGPSISFDISIPARHLVDCMARLRADLLRLSPDCRTLTFGHLGDGNVHWVIGIDDASVTDNIKAAVYRHVVEAGGSISAEHGIGFEKRPYFESTCSRVEIDAMRRIKRLFDPGLLLNRDRIFTMPVTDRTA